In Paractinoplanes brasiliensis, the following proteins share a genomic window:
- a CDS encoding tannase/feruloyl esterase family alpha/beta hydrolase produces MSRMLALATALVTTTVIFGPSPAAASGSTTPRCAELTGTTIPAAAISLPTRGGRVESASLVTRVVSGRTVMYCSVGASLSPKDLSAPDIRLQLALPVDWNRSTMMFGGGGYNGTIPDVGQNVPFGRPDSPAPLARGYATYGSDSGHQAGPTASLDGSFGRNDEALRNFAAGDALRKTHDAALYLVRRGYGAGPGRTYFAGGSTGGREALIVAQRWPSAFDGVISAYPAWNNMAEILQLGHLARVMSRPGAFPEPAKQAVLYESVMAACDGRDGVQDRVISNVEGCHFDPRSIRCPDGADTGPACLSDAQIAAVTAASTPFRWPYRIASGEKQYPGFPLLSGADMRTFYLGFGTTAPANPMPATSAYGFQYWDQWVKHFLTRDPGYNSLDVDPRHPGKWLPRISYLSTIQDRNNVDLRPFARAGGRLILMHGSADELVSHRATNDYYRRVVATVGARQTDAFLRYYVAPGANHANFGAPAFAATWDSLSALERWVQDGQPPARPVVQDYRDGRTRPLCEYPGWPKYRSGDPASAQSFVCVKGAA; encoded by the coding sequence ATGAGTCGAATGCTGGCACTCGCGACCGCACTGGTAACTACGACCGTGATTTTCGGGCCGAGCCCGGCCGCGGCCTCGGGGAGCACGACGCCGAGATGCGCGGAGCTGACGGGGACGACGATTCCGGCGGCGGCGATCAGCCTGCCGACCCGCGGCGGCCGGGTCGAGTCCGCCTCCCTGGTGACCCGGGTGGTGAGCGGCCGCACCGTCATGTACTGCAGCGTCGGCGCGTCGCTGTCGCCCAAGGACCTGTCCGCGCCGGACATCCGGCTGCAGCTCGCCCTGCCCGTCGACTGGAACCGCAGCACGATGATGTTCGGCGGCGGCGGATACAACGGCACCATTCCCGACGTCGGCCAGAACGTGCCGTTCGGCCGGCCCGACTCGCCTGCTCCCCTGGCACGCGGCTACGCGACCTACGGCAGCGATTCCGGTCACCAGGCCGGGCCCACCGCGTCGCTGGACGGCTCCTTCGGCCGCAACGACGAGGCCCTGCGGAACTTCGCCGCCGGTGACGCCCTCAGGAAGACCCACGACGCCGCCCTGTACCTCGTCCGTCGTGGCTACGGCGCCGGACCCGGCCGGACGTATTTCGCGGGCGGCTCGACCGGCGGCCGCGAGGCCCTGATCGTCGCCCAGCGGTGGCCGAGCGCCTTCGACGGCGTCATCTCGGCCTACCCCGCCTGGAACAACATGGCCGAGATCCTTCAGCTCGGGCACCTGGCCCGCGTGATGTCCCGGCCGGGCGCCTTCCCCGAGCCCGCCAAGCAGGCCGTGCTCTACGAAAGCGTCATGGCGGCCTGCGACGGGCGCGACGGTGTCCAGGACAGGGTCATCTCGAACGTCGAGGGCTGCCACTTCGACCCCCGGTCGATCCGCTGCCCGGACGGCGCCGACACCGGGCCGGCCTGCCTCTCCGACGCGCAGATCGCCGCGGTGACGGCCGCGTCCACACCGTTCCGCTGGCCGTACCGAATCGCGAGCGGCGAGAAGCAGTACCCGGGATTCCCGTTGCTGTCCGGCGCCGACATGCGGACCTTCTACCTCGGCTTCGGCACCACCGCGCCCGCCAACCCCATGCCGGCCACCAGCGCGTACGGGTTCCAGTACTGGGACCAGTGGGTGAAGCACTTCCTGACCCGCGACCCCGGCTACAACTCCCTGGACGTGGACCCGCGGCACCCCGGGAAGTGGCTCCCCCGGATCAGTTACCTCTCCACGATCCAGGACCGCAACAATGTGGACCTGCGGCCGTTCGCGCGGGCCGGCGGGCGGCTGATCCTGATGCACGGCTCCGCCGACGAGCTGGTCTCGCACCGAGCCACCAACGACTACTACCGGCGCGTGGTGGCCACGGTCGGCGCCCGGCAGACCGACGCGTTCCTGCGCTACTACGTGGCGCCGGGAGCGAATCACGCCAACTTCGGCGCACCCGCGTTCGCCGCCACCTGGGACTCGCTCTCCGCCCTGGAACGCTGGGTGCAGGACGGGCAACCGCCGGCCCGCCCGGTGGTGCAGGACTACCGGGACGGACGGACCCGTCCGCTCTGCGAATACCCGGGCTGGCCGAAATACCGCTCCGGTGACCCCGCGTCAGCCCAGAGCTTCGTGTGCGTCAAGGGGGCGGCGTGA
- a CDS encoding ABC transporter ATP-binding protein, whose translation MKGGQVAIRTRALTKVFRGFRAVDTVDLEVREGSVHALVGPNGAGKTTLFNLLTGFLAPTTGTITVFDEDVTGLPPERVARRGVARSFQITSLFDTLTSREHVELALQGHSRQGFRFWRSDKLLGRNRARVDELLAQVGLEALADKQAGLLAYGQKRALELALVLALDPPVMLLDEPTAGMGIEDVDRTIELVRRLASGRTVVFVDHNMHVVGSLADRVTVLQQGKILVEGAYDEVRNDERVITAYLGEAEHA comes from the coding sequence GTGAAGGGCGGCCAGGTGGCGATCCGCACCCGCGCGTTGACCAAGGTCTTCCGGGGTTTCCGGGCGGTCGACACAGTGGATCTGGAGGTACGTGAGGGCAGCGTGCACGCGCTGGTCGGCCCGAACGGCGCCGGCAAGACCACGTTGTTCAACCTGCTGACCGGCTTCCTGGCCCCGACAACCGGGACGATCACGGTGTTCGACGAGGACGTCACCGGTCTGCCGCCCGAACGGGTCGCCCGCCGGGGTGTGGCCCGCTCGTTCCAGATCACCAGCCTGTTCGACACCCTGACCAGCCGCGAGCACGTGGAGCTCGCGCTGCAGGGGCACAGCCGGCAGGGGTTCCGGTTCTGGCGGTCGGACAAGCTGCTCGGCCGGAATCGGGCACGTGTGGACGAGCTTCTCGCCCAGGTGGGCTTGGAGGCGCTGGCGGACAAGCAGGCCGGGCTTCTCGCGTACGGGCAAAAACGCGCGCTGGAACTGGCGCTGGTGCTCGCTCTGGACCCGCCGGTGATGCTCCTCGACGAGCCGACGGCCGGGATGGGCATCGAGGACGTGGACCGCACCATCGAACTGGTCCGCCGCCTCGCGTCCGGTCGCACCGTGGTGTTCGTCGACCACAACATGCACGTCGTCGGCAGCCTGGCCGACCGGGTGACAGTGCTGCAGCAGGGCAAGATCCTGGTCGAGGGCGCCTACGACGAGGTCCGCAACGACGAACGGGTGATCACCGCGTACCTGGGCGAGGCCGAGCATGCTTGA
- a CDS encoding ABC transporter ATP-binding protein, which translates to MLEVTGLTAWYGQAQALHGVDVRVDEGEVVSLAGRNGAGKTTLVRCLIGLHGQAGGAVRLHGRDITGMPAHRRARAGMGWVQDDRGIYASLTVEENLLLPPKVSDRAWTLPQVYDAFPMLAERRKAPGTTLSGGEQQMLAIARVLRTGARLLLMDEPSEGLAPVVVARIGAIIREIKATGAGVLLIEQNVKFAATVADRHYLLSQGRIVETLDNDEFRRREGDLLKHLGI; encoded by the coding sequence ATGCTTGAGGTCACCGGGTTGACGGCGTGGTACGGCCAGGCGCAGGCGCTGCACGGGGTGGACGTCCGCGTCGACGAGGGTGAGGTCGTCTCGCTGGCCGGTCGTAACGGCGCCGGCAAGACGACGCTGGTGCGGTGCCTGATCGGTCTGCACGGGCAAGCCGGAGGCGCCGTACGCCTGCACGGGCGCGACATCACCGGCATGCCGGCGCATCGGCGGGCCCGAGCCGGCATGGGCTGGGTCCAGGACGACCGCGGCATCTACGCCAGTCTCACGGTGGAGGAGAATCTGCTGCTGCCGCCCAAGGTCTCCGACCGGGCCTGGACGCTGCCGCAGGTGTACGACGCCTTTCCCATGCTCGCGGAGCGTCGCAAGGCGCCCGGCACCACGCTCTCCGGCGGGGAGCAGCAGATGCTGGCCATCGCCCGGGTGCTGCGAACAGGCGCCCGTCTGCTGCTCATGGACGAGCCCTCCGAAGGCCTGGCCCCGGTCGTCGTGGCCCGGATCGGGGCGATCATCCGCGAGATCAAGGCCACCGGCGCCGGCGTGCTGCTGATCGAACAGAACGTCAAGTTCGCCGCCACCGTGGCCGACCGGCACTACCTGCTCAGCCAGGGCCGCATCGTCGAGACCCTCGACAACGACGAGTTCCGGCGCCGCGAGGGCGACCTGCTCAAACACCTCGGCATTTGA
- a CDS encoding ABC transporter substrate-binding protein, with protein sequence MESKRKWAGASALTMTLLLSACGGGGPGSSGGDFTGDKLVLAVLNDQSGVYKDASGPNSVKAVKMAVADFQAKYGDKAVVKNIEVTSTDHQNKPDIANTKASELYERGGADVILDVPTSSAALAVANQAKNHKKLFLDVSAATTALTGAQCNKYTFQWAYNTYLLANATGTTVTRDGGKKWTIIYPDYEFGQNMTKSFTDAITKAGGTVGETIPTPFPNENFATFLTKAGSSNPDVIGTMHAGGDLINLVKQFNESGLKEKGVELAVGLMLINDIHSLGVEQFAGTLFTDPWYWNQDAEARAWADKFMTETGVRPSFEHAGNYSAALQYLEAVQAVGTDDADKVIANLEGKKVNDVFLRNGEIRAADHSVVHDANLARVKKPADVKEPWDYEEIVTKIPASEGFAPAEASGCSMKP encoded by the coding sequence ATGGAGAGCAAGCGGAAGTGGGCCGGCGCGTCGGCCCTGACGATGACACTGCTGCTGAGCGCCTGCGGCGGCGGAGGACCCGGAAGCTCGGGCGGCGATTTCACGGGCGACAAGCTGGTGCTGGCGGTGCTCAACGACCAGTCCGGCGTCTACAAGGACGCGTCGGGGCCGAACTCGGTCAAGGCCGTGAAGATGGCCGTTGCCGACTTCCAGGCGAAGTACGGCGACAAGGCGGTCGTCAAGAACATCGAGGTGACCTCGACCGACCATCAGAACAAGCCGGACATCGCCAACACCAAGGCCTCCGAGCTGTACGAGCGTGGCGGCGCGGACGTCATCCTGGACGTGCCCACCTCGTCGGCCGCCCTGGCCGTCGCGAACCAGGCGAAGAACCACAAGAAGCTGTTCCTCGACGTGAGCGCGGCGACCACCGCGCTGACCGGCGCTCAGTGCAACAAGTACACGTTCCAGTGGGCGTACAACACGTACCTGCTCGCCAACGCCACCGGCACGACGGTGACCCGCGACGGCGGCAAGAAGTGGACGATCATCTACCCCGACTACGAGTTCGGGCAGAACATGACCAAGTCGTTCACCGACGCGATCACCAAGGCGGGCGGCACGGTCGGCGAGACGATCCCGACGCCGTTCCCCAACGAGAACTTCGCGACGTTCCTCACCAAGGCCGGCAGCAGCAACCCCGACGTGATCGGCACGATGCACGCCGGCGGTGACCTGATCAACCTGGTCAAGCAGTTCAACGAGTCGGGGCTGAAGGAGAAGGGCGTCGAGCTGGCCGTCGGGCTGATGCTCATCAACGACATTCACTCCCTGGGTGTGGAGCAGTTCGCCGGCACGCTGTTCACCGACCCCTGGTACTGGAACCAGGACGCCGAGGCACGCGCCTGGGCCGACAAGTTCATGACCGAGACCGGGGTCCGCCCGAGTTTCGAGCACGCCGGCAACTACTCCGCCGCGCTGCAGTACCTCGAGGCGGTGCAGGCGGTCGGCACCGACGACGCCGACAAGGTGATCGCGAACCTCGAGGGCAAGAAGGTCAACGACGTCTTCCTGCGCAACGGCGAGATCCGGGCCGCCGACCACTCCGTCGTGCACGACGCCAACCTGGCCCGCGTCAAGAAGCCGGCCGACGTGAAGGAGCCCTGGGACTACGAGGAGATCGTGACGAAGATTCCGGCGTCCGAGGGGTTCGCGCCCGCCGAGGCGTCCGGCTGCTCGATGAAACCATGA
- a CDS encoding branched-chain amino acid ABC transporter permease, which produces MSAVLQYAVQGLAAGSFYALAALGLAVIFGVLGVVNFAHGAFYMLGAVATAVLLDTLDLTLWWSLLVVPVLMFGFGVVVERLLVQWLLQLDPLYNLLLTFGLTLVLVELVKQRYGVSGLPYQLPGGLQGRLDVAGVVLPRYQLFVLLFSVAVCVLVWLMMTRTRIGMIVRAATEKPELARALGINVGRWVTPVFGFGVALAGLAGVLAAPFRAITADMGNNFAIILFAVVVIGGLGSIVGAVVAGFLVGLVEAFGQAYAPTFAQILIFVLMALVIVVRPAGLFGRQEATT; this is translated from the coding sequence ATGAGCGCGGTCCTTCAGTACGCCGTACAGGGGCTCGCGGCGGGAAGCTTCTACGCCTTGGCGGCGCTCGGGCTGGCGGTGATCTTCGGGGTCCTCGGCGTGGTCAACTTCGCGCACGGCGCCTTCTACATGCTGGGCGCGGTGGCCACGGCGGTGCTGCTCGACACCCTCGACCTCACGCTGTGGTGGTCGCTGCTGGTGGTGCCGGTGCTGATGTTCGGGTTCGGCGTCGTGGTGGAGCGGCTGCTCGTGCAGTGGCTGCTCCAGCTCGACCCGCTCTACAACCTGCTGCTCACCTTCGGCCTCACGCTGGTCCTGGTCGAGCTGGTCAAGCAGCGGTACGGGGTCTCCGGGCTGCCGTACCAGCTGCCGGGCGGGCTGCAGGGACGCCTCGACGTGGCCGGCGTGGTGCTGCCGCGCTACCAGCTGTTCGTCCTGCTGTTCTCGGTCGCGGTGTGTGTGCTCGTCTGGCTGATGATGACGCGTACCCGGATCGGCATGATCGTGCGGGCGGCGACCGAGAAACCCGAGCTCGCGCGGGCCCTGGGCATCAACGTGGGCCGCTGGGTGACGCCGGTCTTCGGCTTCGGTGTCGCGCTCGCCGGGCTGGCCGGGGTGCTCGCCGCGCCGTTCCGGGCGATCACCGCCGACATGGGCAACAACTTCGCGATCATCCTGTTCGCGGTCGTGGTCATCGGCGGTCTCGGCTCGATCGTCGGCGCGGTGGTCGCGGGCTTCCTGGTCGGCCTGGTCGAGGCGTTCGGCCAGGCGTACGCCCCCACGTTCGCGCAGATCCTCATCTTCGTCCTCATGGCCCTGGTCATCGTGGTCAGGCCGGCGGGGTTGTTCGGACGTCAGGAGGCGACAACGTGA
- a CDS encoding branched-chain amino acid ABC transporter permease: protein MTNSVIAEAPPAGADVPVAARNPRVRWILLAIGLVAALALPWFIYPPVAMDIVALALFAIALDILLGFTGLLSFGHAAFWGSSAYVTGLIATHYGVPFPVAVAGGAVFAMILALPIGYVSVRRSGIYFAMVTLAFAQMVYFIGYQWSDLTGGENGLQGVPRSFFGIELIETESFYFYYAALPILLFGMWAAWRIVHSPFGRVLVSIRDNAPRARALGYETDRYKALAFVLSAGLTGLAGGVFAINHGFVALTELHWTTSGDVVLMTVLGGIGTLWGGIVGAFLTVMLADYLASSGFSGIDLITGSVFILVVLLFRRGIWGTVRQQWDVRRRRVAARRALRSYSSPDRSSRRTTSGEGTGR from the coding sequence GTGACCAACTCGGTCATTGCCGAGGCCCCGCCGGCGGGGGCCGATGTCCCCGTGGCCGCGCGGAATCCGCGGGTGCGGTGGATCTTGCTGGCCATCGGCCTGGTCGCGGCGTTGGCGCTGCCCTGGTTCATCTATCCGCCGGTCGCGATGGACATCGTGGCGCTGGCGCTGTTCGCGATCGCGCTGGACATCCTGCTCGGCTTCACCGGCCTGCTCTCGTTCGGGCACGCGGCGTTCTGGGGCAGTTCGGCGTACGTGACCGGCCTGATCGCCACGCACTACGGCGTGCCGTTCCCGGTGGCCGTCGCCGGCGGCGCGGTCTTCGCGATGATTCTCGCGCTTCCCATCGGGTACGTGTCGGTGCGCCGCTCCGGGATCTACTTCGCGATGGTCACCCTCGCCTTCGCGCAGATGGTCTACTTCATCGGCTATCAGTGGAGCGACCTGACGGGCGGCGAGAACGGACTGCAGGGCGTACCCCGGTCGTTCTTCGGCATCGAGCTGATCGAGACGGAGTCGTTCTACTTCTACTACGCGGCCCTGCCGATCCTGCTGTTCGGCATGTGGGCGGCGTGGCGGATCGTGCACTCGCCGTTCGGACGGGTCCTGGTGTCGATCCGCGACAACGCGCCGCGCGCCCGGGCGCTCGGCTACGAGACCGACCGGTACAAGGCACTCGCCTTCGTGCTCTCCGCCGGGCTGACCGGACTGGCCGGCGGCGTGTTCGCCATCAACCACGGATTCGTCGCGCTGACCGAACTGCACTGGACCACCTCCGGTGACGTCGTGCTGATGACGGTTCTCGGTGGCATCGGCACGCTGTGGGGCGGCATCGTGGGCGCCTTCCTGACCGTGATGCTCGCCGATTACCTCGCCTCCTCCGGCTTCAGCGGCATCGACCTGATCACCGGTTCGGTCTTCATCCTCGTGGTGCTGCTGTTCCGCCGCGGAATCTGGGGAACCGTCCGCCAGCAGTGGGATGTCCGGCGGCGACGTGTGGCGGCACGCCGCGCTCTGCGGAGTTACAGTTCGCCGGACCGCAGTTCGCGCCGTACGACGTCAGGAGAGGGCACCGGTCGGTGA
- a CDS encoding TetR/AcrR family transcriptional regulator → MTSRRILDTKYRISETAMALFLTEGYANVTVEAVAEASSVSRRTVFRHFESKDELVFPDHTERLGLVERCLTAAPPGTDPVEAVIAATEESLREFLSRPELVLRRYKLTRIVPELRKREVVEHERYVALTRSYLRDHLPPDAPPFQPMALAALIDGIHRSALGNWVREGGTTDPEAELAAGMEWVRRMMVHQAAFSAAPLLLAVLPDTPQTRRVLTTLKDAAEELP, encoded by the coding sequence GTGACTTCGCGGAGGATTCTCGACACCAAGTACCGGATCTCGGAAACGGCGATGGCCCTGTTCCTGACGGAGGGGTACGCGAACGTCACGGTCGAAGCCGTCGCCGAGGCGTCCAGCGTGTCCCGCCGTACGGTGTTCCGGCACTTCGAAAGCAAGGACGAGCTGGTCTTTCCCGACCACACCGAGCGCCTCGGGCTGGTCGAGCGGTGCCTCACCGCGGCGCCGCCGGGCACGGACCCGGTGGAGGCCGTCATCGCGGCCACCGAGGAGTCGCTGCGGGAGTTCCTCAGCCGGCCGGAACTCGTCCTCCGGCGCTACAAACTGACCCGCATCGTGCCCGAGCTGCGCAAACGGGAGGTCGTCGAACACGAGCGGTACGTGGCGCTGACCCGGTCGTACCTGCGTGATCACCTTCCGCCCGACGCGCCGCCGTTCCAGCCGATGGCCCTGGCCGCCCTCATCGACGGGATCCACCGGTCGGCGCTGGGCAACTGGGTGCGCGAGGGCGGCACGACAGACCCTGAGGCCGAACTCGCGGCGGGCATGGAGTGGGTGCGCCGCATGATGGTTCACCAGGCGGCGTTCTCGGCTGCTCCGCTGCTGCTCGCGGTGCTCCCCGACACGCCGCAGACCCGCCGCGTGCTCACCACGTTGAAGGACGCCGCGGAGGAACTGCCCTGA
- the fabG gene encoding 3-oxoacyl-ACP reductase FabG, translated as MPNLTLDFAGRTVVVTGAARGLGLEFARLFHRSGATVFLVDADADEVALAAGELGAAGAACDVTSTEAVEALVDRVVTASGRLDIVVNNAGILRDRRLWKMSDEDWSQVMDVHLGGTFRLTRAAVPVFRRQRYGRVINVTSYTGLRGNIGQANYGSAKAGIIGFTKTAAKELAAFGVTVNAISPNAETRMISSIPEEKRRELEAAIPLGRFAAPSEIAASTAFLASEEAGYITGVVLPVDGGISI; from the coding sequence ATGCCGAACCTGACGTTGGATTTCGCGGGAAGAACCGTGGTCGTGACCGGGGCGGCGCGCGGGCTCGGGCTCGAGTTCGCCCGCCTGTTCCACCGCTCCGGGGCGACGGTGTTCCTGGTCGACGCGGACGCCGACGAGGTCGCGCTGGCGGCCGGTGAGCTCGGCGCGGCCGGCGCCGCCTGCGACGTCACCAGCACCGAGGCCGTCGAGGCCCTGGTGGACAGGGTGGTCACGGCTTCCGGCCGGCTCGACATCGTCGTCAACAACGCCGGCATCCTCCGGGACCGCCGGCTCTGGAAAATGTCCGACGAGGACTGGTCGCAGGTGATGGACGTTCACCTGGGTGGCACGTTCCGGCTGACCCGGGCCGCGGTCCCGGTGTTCCGGCGGCAGCGTTACGGCCGGGTCATCAACGTGACGTCGTACACGGGTCTGCGCGGCAACATCGGGCAGGCGAACTACGGCTCGGCCAAGGCCGGCATCATCGGCTTCACCAAGACCGCGGCGAAGGAGCTCGCGGCGTTCGGGGTCACCGTGAACGCCATCTCCCCCAACGCCGAGACGCGAATGATCAGCTCGATCCCCGAGGAGAAACGCCGGGAACTCGAGGCCGCCATCCCGCTCGGCCGCTTCGCCGCCCCCAGCGAGATAGCGGCCTCCACCGCCTTCCTGGCCTCCGAGGAGGCCGGCTACATCACCGGGGTCGTCCTGCCCGTGGACGGAGGCATATCGATCTGA
- a CDS encoding serpin family protein, producing MVSRRSLLQAAPLALAGLAVPVPSRRQAVRVPPDAAAAPAAARAVRGFTVDLYRSLAAAAGDGNVVCAPYSVAVALAMTRAGAAGVTADEMDTVLHAPQPRPAALDNGLNAVDQLLVGRYQNGDGTKTPKLTTANALWTRLDLDLRPAFQDVLTGYYGAAAHPVDFRGATEETRQEINTWVSDRTNSRIPELLQNGSVNPDTTLILTNTIYLKAPWRYPFTVSATAAAPFTRDDGQVVDVQLMRGPFERMGYSEGSGWRAVDVPFADGSLAMAIVLPTGPGLAAVEAQLDEAWLDALLHDFRIRDIRLRLPKWTFRLPVQLRATLSELGMPTAFTSRADLTGMSAEPSLKVDDVVHETFIGVDEKGAEAAAASAVIVRPPSIPSGPDFFVDRPFLYVIHDVSSGVPLFIGRVHDPSVTAAG from the coding sequence ATGGTCTCGCGTCGGTCCCTCCTGCAGGCTGCCCCGCTCGCCCTGGCCGGCCTCGCCGTCCCCGTTCCGTCGCGCCGGCAAGCCGTGCGTGTGCCGCCCGATGCGGCTGCGGCGCCGGCCGCCGCGCGAGCCGTCCGGGGCTTCACCGTCGATCTGTATCGCTCGCTGGCGGCGGCGGCCGGTGACGGCAACGTTGTCTGCGCCCCGTACTCGGTCGCTGTCGCGTTGGCGATGACCCGGGCCGGCGCCGCGGGCGTCACGGCCGACGAGATGGACACGGTGCTGCACGCGCCGCAGCCGCGCCCGGCCGCGCTCGACAACGGGCTGAACGCCGTTGATCAGCTGCTGGTCGGCCGATACCAGAACGGCGACGGCACCAAGACGCCCAAGCTCACCACCGCCAACGCCCTGTGGACGCGGCTCGACCTCGATCTGCGGCCGGCCTTCCAGGACGTCCTGACGGGGTACTACGGCGCCGCGGCCCATCCGGTCGACTTCCGCGGCGCGACGGAGGAAACCCGCCAAGAGATCAACACCTGGGTGTCGGACCGGACCAACTCGAGGATCCCCGAGCTGCTGCAGAACGGCTCGGTGAATCCCGACACCACGCTGATCCTCACGAACACGATCTATCTGAAGGCGCCGTGGCGATACCCGTTCACCGTCTCGGCGACGGCGGCCGCGCCGTTCACCCGCGATGACGGCCAGGTCGTCGACGTGCAGCTGATGCGCGGGCCGTTCGAGCGGATGGGCTACTCCGAAGGAAGCGGCTGGCGCGCGGTCGACGTGCCGTTCGCCGACGGCAGCCTCGCGATGGCGATCGTCCTGCCCACCGGGCCGGGGCTGGCCGCGGTCGAAGCTCAGCTCGACGAGGCGTGGCTGGACGCCCTCCTGCACGACTTCCGGATCCGCGACATCCGGTTGCGGTTGCCCAAGTGGACGTTCCGGCTGCCGGTCCAGCTGCGCGCCACGCTGAGCGAGCTGGGCATGCCGACCGCGTTCACCTCGCGGGCCGACCTCACCGGCATGAGCGCCGAGCCGTCCCTGAAGGTCGACGACGTGGTGCACGAGACGTTCATCGGTGTCGACGAGAAGGGCGCCGAAGCGGCTGCGGCATCGGCCGTGATCGTCCGGCCGCCGTCGATCCCGAGCGGGCCCGACTTCTTTGTGGACCGGCCGTTCCTGTACGTCATCCACGACGTGTCGAGCGGCGTGCCGCTGTTCATCGGCCGGGTCCACGACCCCTCAGTGACCGCGGCGGGCTGA